The stretch of DNA TTTGAACCAGCAACAACATTTTCAACCACCTTTCCAAACGATGCCATCACATTGCGTACTTTTGTGTCCATTCTTTTGCCATTTTGGTGTATctgcaaagagaagaagaagaaaaaacaattaCCTTCAGCATCAGCTCACAGGACTTTTATCTCATACTTGCATATTATCTCCAAATAGCTGCAGACCCTCCCATTAAATTCAAGGTTTTCCTGAAGCACATGCACCTCAGCAGTTCACTTTAACATGTCAGAGCAAGGCAAGTTAGCATCCTAATACAATGTGACCGTGTGTGCAGTACATTTAAACTTCCTCATTTAAAATCAGTGCAATCTTCCTTCCCACATCAGGCATCATCTTATCAACACAACAAAGAAGGACTACATGTTTTTCCACGAACAAACTTTTTCATGCCGTTAGTGGCTACAGCTACATGCAAAGACATTACTGCATCTGAACTTGTTAGCATAACTTTCATTTGATTGCAGGTGCACGACAATCAGTCATTTCTGAAGCTAACACTGAGGCAGTGATAATTAACCGACTCATCTCACTTTGTAATGCAACTTTTTATTTCCTTCCCCAAAACCTCATTAAAATATCCAGTCTGACCTTGAAGCTTTATGGCAACAGCTGAGTGTTTAGAATGCAACCAAAGACCTGACTAAAAATAATCTGTTAGCCATTTTGTTTTGGAATATACATTTCACGAACACCACCTTTGGTATGTTTAAAAACACCTGAGGCTTCATAGTCTGCTTGCACAGGAGCAACCTTTTCATGCCAGTAACCCAACTTGCATCGTGCTTATTGTTTGTCTGCTGGGCTTCAGTTTCAGACATCACTCctaatgaatgtgtttttttttggcagccAACTGTTGGCATGTCTCTGAATGAGCTACCAAGAACTTTTATACAATGGGTCGTCGTTGACAACTGCTTCACCGTGCAGCAATAAAACGTAAGAAATAAAGGCAACCCATCATTAACTGTGATGGATCACCCTTCTCAAGTCTCTGCAAGTTGATCTCCAAGTCCCGCTGAAAGGAAGGAAATAAACTAACAGTATGCGGCTAAAAATGGCCGCAACAAAGTTGTTTGCCAAAAGGTTTCGGACATGACAGATGTACAACGTCCATTTGGTTTCTGGTACAGTTGGAGTACAGATTTGTGTGAAGTGTCGCTACTTTTGTATTAGCAGTAACTCACAACTGAAGACCTCTGGGGTCACTTAAGTCTGGACTACTTCTGAAAAGAATCAATGACTGGACCAGACTTGGTTACCCTTGGTGTACATACAGATATTAGTATAACAAGACACTGCAGTCACATACTTTCATAACACAATCCCAAGCTTCTGGTTCTATCAATGGAACCAGAGCGTCATAGCACATCCAATCACGTATCACTTAGCCAAGATGCAGCACTGGCTCTTGGCCTTACCCCTAAAGCATGGCATACTTCGCTGTCCACTCCTGAGCTAGTTTATTGTACCTGACGGAGTGAAACTAGGTCACATAACTCAGTCATACTACAGGGGGATTTAAAACCTAGCTGATTGATAATAAAGAGGTAATTGTTTTCTTTTGAGAGGCTGTAGAATAGTTTGTCACATATTAAAGGTGTACTTACTTCTGACTATCTGTTTTGTAGATGCGTGCGATCTCTGGCACTAACGGGTCGTCAGGGTTTGGGTCACATAGCAGTGAGCAAATGGAGAGAAGAACTACAAGAAAGAGAGTGGAGATATAGACCTCGGTTAcattccaaaaaaaacaaaaataaagttaattataaaatgtatataCCTTTAGAAATAGTAAGTGCAGGAGACCACTGTGATCTGAGAATATCCAGACAGATACTGCCGTTACTGTTAATATTTGGGTGGTAAATTCTTGTTGTAAATGCAACCTGaaagagaaaagcagaaaaaaacaaacaaaccacagtcAGAGGAAGTTAGATAAGGCAGTCGTACAACATGTCAGTGTTATGCAATTTAAAATCCCCAACATGAAGCCGTGACGTTCGATAACCACGACTGTCAGCTTCTGGAATAACAGGT from Parambassis ranga chromosome 22, fParRan2.1, whole genome shotgun sequence encodes:
- the LOC114427101 gene encoding ubiquitin-conjugating enzyme E2 D2-like isoform X2, which encodes MALKRIHKELNDLSRDPPAQCSAGPVGDDMFHWQATIMGPSDSPYQGGVFFLTIHFPTDYPFKPPKVAFTTRIYHPNINSNGSICLDILRSQWSPALTISKVLLSICSLLCDPNPDDPLVPEIARIYKTDSQKYTKMAKEWTQKYAM
- the LOC114427101 gene encoding ubiquitin-conjugating enzyme E2 D2-like isoform X1, whose amino-acid sequence is MALKRIHKELNDLSRDPPAQCSAGPVGDDMFHWQATIMGPSDSPYQGGVFFLTIHFPTDYPFKPPKVAFTTRIYHPNINSNGSICLDILRSQWSPALTISKVLLSICSLLCDPNPDDPLVPEIARIYKTDSQKYNKLAQEWTAKYAML